GTTGCTTTTGGGGCTTTTTATGAAACCCAAACTAAAAAGCCTAAAGGCAGGCCAACACTTGAATTATTAGATTTTTGGCAAAAATATACAAATATTCCTTCAGTTGCAATAGGCGGTATTAAAGTTGAGAATGCCGAACCAATTATCAAGGGGGGTGCTGATTTCATCGCGGTTGTAACTGGCGTTTGGGATTATAAAAAAGGTGTAAAACAAGCTATCGCTGATTTTAATAAGCTTTTTGTTTAGTGTTGTTCGCTAAGTATAGATTTTATTTAATTATCTGTTGTTTTCCTCAATAATGTCACCCC
This Rickettsiales bacterium DNA region includes the following protein-coding sequences:
- a CDS encoding thiamine phosphate synthase — encoded protein: VAFGAFYETQTKKPKGRPTLELLDFWQKYTNIPSVAIGGIKVENAEPIIKGGADFIAVVTGVWDYKKGVKQAIADFNKLFV